In a genomic window of Cytobacillus sp. FSL H8-0458:
- the tenA gene encoding thiaminase II, whose amino-acid sequence MTFSEILRKENEDLFKLIFEHPFVQGIGRGDVPKEALAHYIKADFEYLNAFMHIYGIAISKSAERKDIAYFNQQIEFVLNSEVHPHHNFCQQIGVDYEALQGYPLPPTADHYVKHMMYHAHTGGMGEILAALLPCPWTYWEIGLELMKQYEPDENHPFYPWISFYANLRVEAVTMNMRNRLDELADAASPEDRQRMKDAFRKSCQLELGFWEMAYTCEEWPAGNPAAVVK is encoded by the coding sequence ATGACTTTTTCAGAGATTCTGCGCAAGGAAAATGAAGATTTGTTTAAACTGATATTTGAGCACCCGTTTGTCCAGGGGATCGGGAGAGGGGATGTGCCGAAAGAGGCACTGGCCCATTACATTAAAGCAGATTTTGAGTATTTGAATGCGTTCATGCATATTTATGGGATTGCCATTTCAAAGTCTGCAGAGCGAAAGGATATTGCTTATTTTAATCAGCAAATAGAATTCGTATTGAACAGCGAAGTGCATCCCCATCATAATTTTTGCCAGCAGATTGGCGTGGATTACGAAGCATTGCAGGGATATCCGCTCCCGCCAACAGCTGATCATTATGTAAAGCATATGATGTATCATGCCCACACAGGCGGCATGGGTGAAATCCTAGCTGCATTATTGCCTTGTCCATGGACTTATTGGGAAATTGGGCTTGAGCTCATGAAGCAATATGAGCCAGATGAGAACCATCCGTTTTATCCGTGGATCTCTTTTTATGCAAATCTTAGAGTCGAAGCTGTGACCATGAATATGAGAAACCGTTTGGATGAGCTTGCTGATGCGGCATCACCGGAAGATAGGCAGCGAATGAAGGATGCTTTCCGAAAAAGCTGCCAGCTGGAGCTTGGCTTCTGGGAGATGGCTTATACCTGCGAAGAGTGGCCGGCGGGCAATCCTGCAGCAGTAGTAAAATAA
- a CDS encoding TIM barrel protein — protein sequence MVHRIGLSGSVILSDSKLFHKLFKSYLPHIEIGEFQDEESFHSFIELLGKTNKSFGLHSPLFRGKSKYDLLEKVSMNPEEAWIQFEEEVERVSRLRAEYILVHFPYFKKETSGYPAEIIEEGLKKLSALQRKYGIMIVCEPKLGFKQSPAGIQYLDCFSVETWRKYGLGLCIDIGDYIMAAGGKAINYIEKWTEFVKVVHLHNVEYQGDKYIWVPVHPSHENDGSHHKIKKLMDLLAKECEDVFFVMEYTPHTNPPEEEVEEGIRWAIEVIEEGSAS from the coding sequence ATGGTCCATCGAATAGGGTTATCGGGAAGCGTCATTTTGTCAGACAGCAAGCTGTTTCATAAACTTTTTAAAAGTTATTTGCCGCATATTGAGATAGGCGAATTTCAAGATGAAGAATCCTTTCATAGCTTTATTGAATTACTGGGCAAAACAAACAAAAGCTTTGGTCTTCATTCGCCTCTTTTCCGGGGAAAAAGCAAATACGATCTGCTGGAAAAGGTCAGTATGAATCCAGAGGAAGCATGGATCCAGTTTGAGGAGGAAGTAGAAAGGGTGTCCCGGCTTAGGGCTGAATACATATTGGTGCACTTTCCTTACTTTAAAAAGGAAACAAGTGGGTACCCGGCAGAGATCATTGAGGAGGGACTCAAGAAACTCAGTGCTCTTCAGAGAAAATATGGGATTATGATTGTGTGTGAACCTAAATTGGGATTCAAGCAATCGCCCGCAGGAATTCAATATCTTGACTGTTTTTCTGTAGAGACATGGAGGAAATACGGACTAGGCCTATGTATTGATATCGGGGATTATATAATGGCCGCAGGCGGGAAGGCCATAAATTATATAGAAAAATGGACCGAGTTTGTGAAAGTCGTTCATTTACATAATGTTGAATACCAGGGTGATAAATATATTTGGGTGCCTGTGCATCCATCTCATGAGAATGATGGCAGTCATCATAAAATTAAGAAGCTGATGGATCTTTTAGCAAAGGAATGTGAGGATGTATTTTTTGTCATGGAGTACACACCACACACGAACCCTCCGGAAGAAGAGGTGGAAGAAGGAATCAGGTGGGCAATAGAGGTGATTGAGGAAGGGTCTGCTAGTTAG
- a CDS encoding DUF6843 domain-containing protein translates to MLGSKIKTALQASILFTFGFWLLFFFSEGELFSFFLIVVFLYCLFGNVIYGVPVSMLSELLTRNLAVWRFPAAALIHTFLAAVTYFIMEGFAFCAFISAVLFFLVDEWRKWDREMPGGRKVTLNAAGFLVACLLPAGFFWMLQHADLEEKTHDLYLIPKGYAGQVRIVHEIEIAPVPETEGEYDVFRVNDRGYAITSLPQSEGYIEDLYYYVDDKGKRELIPESCISHGGAGGVQGDGYDYSYTYFSVGCEEDMADQGNGPGIEDILYEEGLINQTFD, encoded by the coding sequence ATGCTGGGATCAAAAATTAAAACGGCCCTGCAGGCTTCCATTCTTTTTACCTTTGGATTTTGGCTTCTCTTTTTCTTTTCAGAAGGGGAACTGTTTTCTTTTTTTCTGATTGTGGTTTTTTTGTACTGCCTTTTCGGAAATGTGATATATGGTGTTCCAGTTTCGATGCTTTCCGAGTTACTTACTAGAAATCTAGCAGTTTGGCGGTTTCCTGCTGCTGCTTTGATACATACTTTTTTGGCTGCAGTCACTTATTTTATTATGGAAGGGTTTGCTTTCTGCGCATTTATTTCTGCGGTCCTTTTCTTTTTAGTGGACGAGTGGCGGAAATGGGACCGCGAGATGCCAGGTGGCAGGAAGGTTACTTTGAATGCAGCAGGTTTCCTCGTTGCTTGCCTGCTGCCGGCAGGGTTCTTTTGGATGCTCCAGCATGCAGATCTGGAAGAAAAAACTCATGATCTTTATCTGATTCCAAAAGGGTATGCCGGTCAGGTGAGAATTGTTCATGAAATAGAGATTGCTCCTGTGCCTGAGACAGAAGGGGAGTATGATGTATTTCGGGTGAATGACAGGGGATATGCCATTACCTCTTTACCGCAAAGTGAAGGGTATATTGAAGACTTGTACTATTATGTGGATGACAAGGGAAAGCGTGAACTTATACCGGAAAGCTGTATTTCACATGGCGGAGCAGGCGGTGTACAGGGAGACGGATATGATTATTCGTATACCTATTTTTCGGTTGGCTGTGAGGAGGACATGGCTGATCAAGGAAATGGTCCTGGTATTGAGGATATTCTTTATGAAGAAGGATTGATCAATCAAACGTTTGATTGA